A genomic window from Lotus japonicus ecotype B-129 chromosome 1, LjGifu_v1.2 includes:
- the LOC130732614 gene encoding non-classical arabinogalactan protein 31 yields the protein MEFSVALMIIAASVLVGCTNNNAVSASDQPEVIHVGGKVLCQDCTMGWNEWTYGGKPIQGVKVSLTCMDKRSRVMYYTSDATDESGQYDITVNKYVYGKEVDTKRCSVRLVSSPDHVCNILTDFGGGKSGVNLNYPTSVYRGSIKYALNTFYYTSPMCDKPDTATSESESKDPRGQGGYY from the exons ATGGAATTTTCAGTAGCGTTGATGATCATTGCAGCCTCTGTGCTTGTGGGTTGCACCAACAACAATGCTGTCTCAGCTTCGGATCAACCAGAAGTCATTCACGTGGGTGGAAAAGTGCTCTGCCAGGACTGCACCATGGGATGGAACGAATGGACTTATGGTGGTAAGCCAATTCAAG GAGTTAAGGTGTCCCTAACATGCATGGACAAGAGAAGCAGGGTTATGTATTACACAAGTGATGCAACGGACGAGTCGGGGCAGTACGACATCACTGTGAACAAGTATGTCTACGGCAAGGAAGTCGATACAAAACGATGCTCCGTGAGGTTGGTGTCTTCCCCTGATCATGTCTGCAACATCCTCACTGACTTCGGTGGTGGAAAGTCTGGCGTCAACCTCAACTACCCGACATCGGTGTATCGCGGTTCGATCAAATACGCGCTCAACACTTTCTATTATACTAGTCCTATGTGTGATAAACCCGACACTGCCACCTCTGAATCTGAATCTAAAGATCCCCGAGGTCAAGGAGGCTATTACTAA
- the LOC130730271 gene encoding vacuolar protein-sorting-associated protein 37 homolog 1, protein MFRFWGSQEQQQQQQQQPQDGSSSQSWYPPSVTSSPRPATPTSSSSSSQQRPSSHVPPAEAAGIISALKDKSVDELRKLLSDKDAYQQFLNSLDQVKIQNNLKDELCKENLQLAEENLQKEPRIMELRNQCRIIRTTELATANEKLNELEKQKEEMMKLNSPASLLQRIQESINKTDEESENLHQNLLDGEIDLGAFLQKYKKLRTTYHRKTLIHLAAKTSTI, encoded by the exons ATGTTCAGATTCTG GGGATCGCAagagcagcagcagcagcaacaacaacaaccgcaGGATGGTTCTTCTTCACAGTCGTGGTATCCGCCGTCCGTGACGAGCTCGCCGAGGCCAGCCACGCCGACTTCCTCTTCGTCTTCATCTCAACAGAGGCCTTCTTCGCATGTTCCTCCTGCTGAAGCCGCTGGGATTATTTCTGCTTTGAAGGACAAGAG TGTTGATGAGTTACGGAAGCTTTTATCTGACAAAGATGCATATCAACAGTTTTTAAATTCGCTTGATCAGGTCAAGATTCAAAATAAT CTGAAAGATGAACTTTGCAAGGAGAATTTGCAGCTTGCAG AGGAAAATCTACAAAAGGAACCTCGTATCATGGAACTTAGGAACCAA TGTAGAATAATTCGGACAACCGAATTAGCCACTGCTAATGAGAAACTAAATGAGCTTGAGAAGCAGAAGGAAGAAATGATGAAGTTGAACTCCCCTGCATCTCTCCTCCAAAGGATTCAAG AGTCTATAAATAAGACAGATGAGGAATCGGAAAATCTGCACCAGAATCTCCTTGACGGAGAGATTGACCTCGGAGCCTTTTTGCAGAAATACAAGAAGCTACGTACCACTTATCACAGGAAAACGCTCATACATCTGGCTGCTAAAACATCAACTATATGA